In a genomic window of Elusimicrobiota bacterium:
- a CDS encoding biopolymer transporter ExbD: MAGSNIESDDPITDINITPLVDVCLVLVIIFMVTAPMFSDPPIKVDLPSAHTHEGEEADKITITLSKDGEYAIDAQKFTDPKLLGDALKSALAAKESKMVVLRADKDALHGQLTDLMARAKDAGAQSLTIATEQLK, encoded by the coding sequence ATGGCCGGTTCGAACATCGAGTCGGACGATCCGATCACGGACATCAACATCACGCCCCTCGTGGACGTGTGCCTCGTGCTCGTCATCATCTTCATGGTGACCGCGCCGATGTTCTCCGACCCGCCGATCAAGGTGGACCTGCCGAGCGCCCACACGCACGAGGGGGAAGAGGCCGACAAGATCACGATCACGCTCTCCAAGGACGGGGAATACGCGATCGACGCCCAGAAGTTCACCGACCCCAAGCTCCTCGGCGACGCGCTCAAGTCCGCGCTGGCGGCGAAGGAATCCAAGATGGTCGTGCTGCGCGCCGACAAGGACGCCCTGCACGGCCAGCTCACCGACCTGATGGCCCGGGCGAAGGACGCCGGAGCCCAGTCGCTGACGATCGCGACGGAACAGCTGAAATGA
- a CDS encoding biopolymer transporter ExbD, which yields MAGASQKEDEPITQINVTPLVDVCLVLVIIFMAVAPMAVTLGIKVLETRRSNAEGKASVDENVNIRITPDGAITVNGTKTDGVTFRGVLSAALASSKDKMVIVTADATNKVGLVVEVLDASKQAGALKLAVMKADMKGEEGG from the coding sequence ATGGCCGGAGCCAGCCAGAAAGAAGACGAACCGATCACGCAGATCAACGTCACCCCGCTGGTGGACGTCTGCCTCGTGCTCGTCATCATCTTCATGGCCGTCGCGCCCATGGCCGTCACGCTCGGCATCAAGGTCCTCGAGACCCGGCGCTCCAACGCCGAGGGCAAGGCCTCCGTCGACGAGAACGTCAACATCAGGATCACGCCGGACGGCGCCATCACCGTCAACGGCACGAAGACCGACGGCGTCACCTTCCGCGGGGTGCTGTCCGCCGCGCTCGCCTCGAGCAAGGACAAGATGGTGATCGTGACCGCCGACGCGACGAACAAGGTCGGCCTCGTCGTCGAGGTGCTCGACGCGTCGAAGCAGGCGGGCGCCCTCAAGCTCGCGGTGATGAAGGCCGATATGAAGGGGGAGGAAGGGGGCTGA
- a CDS encoding MotA/TolQ/ExbB proton channel family protein: MGEIHILALFRESFTLVIMLFCSILSVTFALERWWYFRSAQASPDDVLSHVRKSLEGGKTDAAAAYCQKHPSAVAQVVHYGLLHAARSRKDLEELMLTKLKEERVKLERFLGVLGTLGNISPFIGLFGTVVGIIKAFRDLASSGTGGPAVVARGIAEALVATAAGLLVAIPASILYNYFMRRLKVITVDMEIASARLLVMLGAK, from the coding sequence ATGGGCGAAATCCACATCCTGGCGCTGTTCCGCGAGAGCTTCACCCTCGTCATCATGCTGTTCTGCTCCATCCTGTCGGTCACCTTCGCGCTCGAGCGCTGGTGGTACTTCCGGTCGGCGCAGGCGAGCCCCGACGACGTGCTCAGCCACGTGCGCAAGAGCCTCGAGGGGGGCAAGACCGACGCCGCCGCGGCCTACTGCCAGAAGCACCCGTCCGCGGTCGCCCAGGTCGTCCACTACGGGCTCCTGCACGCCGCCCGCTCGCGCAAGGACCTCGAGGAGCTGATGCTGACCAAGCTCAAGGAGGAGCGCGTCAAGCTCGAGCGCTTCCTCGGCGTCCTCGGCACGCTCGGCAACATCTCGCCCTTCATCGGGCTGTTCGGCACGGTCGTCGGCATCATCAAGGCCTTCCGCGACCTCGCCTCCTCCGGCACCGGCGGCCCCGCGGTCGTCGCCCGCGGCATCGCCGAGGCTCTCGTCGCCACGGCGGCGGGCCTGCTCGTCGCCATCCCGGCCTCGATCCTGTACAACTACTTCATGCGGCGCCTGAAGGTGATCACCGTGGACATGGAGATCGCCTCCGCGCGCCTGCTCGTGATGCTCGGGGCGAAGTAA
- a CDS encoding tetratricopeptide repeat protein: protein MKTLLIAVTLSIVAVGTATESVRAAKPDFDAAAEEAGFNAATQMFQETGRDKLAVVSAFENFTAQFPRSPRVADADFLRGEAYMQHALSILKAEASAKKTSSARLLAPKNPAAVKALQDARKAYESVVGDKKSGLGASAQYRLGEVAYNEKDWEKAVAEFKEVDRRFPKAYINPEALMGIIYADLALEQFSQAEANLFLLGETFPTFLKEPVVLYAQGIVALHKGDYASAERALKQVKTAEAQYYLGKTFLLSKRAYLAAAAFENLIRDYKDSDLKEEAQFFIGDSFFLAEDYNGAISKYQAFIAIYPESPLRVSALFRIGSSYFQKKDYVEARANFQAVLDRYPKDFFAPLAQFFIAESHLVAGQTREALFAYTKVITQYPDAVKITPLAYFKLSWCQHQVGDYMQAIQTGSNFVAQYPNHVLAKNIYLIMANSQIALKRYVEATSSLQRIIDLAPSSDIAEQALFSILKNQYDQKAFNSILTSYQFIFRHLPPSKSKWRSMSYLYAAEAYLGMNQVDEAAVIYEMILKVYPDDPAAFYAQDGLAWCHSYKGEDTLALEARQKLKDMMAVATSSFSFTGLNELGIADSMFNQKNYEDSYQLYEKFARENPKAPEAPSALYRAAMSSYHQRFYTQAIDLWRKLVAEYPSAKDATLARSQIADTLFRAQKYGEAIAAYREILAADPKGAGAPIAHLRIAQAAFNAKDDAAAIKQVQELVAAFPAAPESNDGLDILEGVFDRNRGLDYKASLRQIVASQPGTPIGGEAQFRLARRAFESKDWAAAAVDFQKFSVDFTNHPELPKAQFYLGESYFNQSKWQDSIPAYERLLGNFEKSEDTPLAVFHLASAYYNLEKFDEATRHYSRLIEEYPSSPYVAPAQFNLALAYKKLGKLDMAQYAYQKYVAAAKPGDAQAQNALWETYQIQRDRKDFDGAVATLETIKNSGKADGELALEVMYRISEVNTAAGRPDEAQATWEKMRTMKPLNSAFRLQALAKLGEAYEKAGDSASAADVYEDYARAAPKDLAQKAAARAALLRKSAGGAKPRKAAPKATPDVDEQVAPDGGGTMVMPADEAPAKKPAGKKPAKSGAKGRRGGEAPSEPNLPGMPAAEDIQ, encoded by the coding sequence ATGAAGACACTGCTGATCGCCGTGACCCTCTCGATAGTCGCCGTCGGTACGGCCACGGAATCCGTCCGTGCGGCCAAGCCGGATTTCGACGCCGCCGCCGAGGAGGCCGGGTTCAACGCCGCGACGCAGATGTTCCAGGAGACGGGCCGCGACAAGCTCGCCGTCGTCTCGGCCTTCGAGAACTTCACCGCCCAGTTCCCGCGCTCCCCGCGCGTCGCCGACGCGGACTTCCTCCGCGGCGAGGCGTACATGCAGCACGCGCTGTCGATATTGAAGGCGGAGGCCTCCGCCAAGAAGACATCCTCGGCCCGGCTGCTCGCCCCCAAGAATCCCGCCGCGGTGAAGGCCCTGCAGGACGCCCGCAAGGCCTACGAGTCCGTGGTCGGCGACAAGAAATCCGGTCTCGGCGCCTCGGCGCAGTACCGCCTCGGCGAGGTCGCCTACAACGAGAAGGACTGGGAGAAGGCCGTCGCCGAGTTCAAGGAGGTCGACCGCCGCTTCCCGAAGGCCTACATCAACCCCGAGGCGCTGATGGGGATCATCTACGCCGACCTGGCGCTCGAGCAGTTCTCCCAGGCCGAGGCCAACCTGTTCCTTCTCGGCGAGACGTTCCCGACCTTCCTGAAGGAGCCCGTCGTGCTGTACGCGCAGGGCATCGTGGCCCTGCACAAGGGCGATTACGCGAGCGCCGAGCGCGCGCTCAAGCAGGTGAAGACCGCCGAGGCGCAGTACTACCTCGGCAAGACCTTCCTGCTGTCCAAGCGCGCCTATCTCGCCGCCGCCGCCTTCGAGAACCTGATCCGCGATTATAAGGACTCCGATCTGAAAGAAGAGGCTCAATTCTTCATCGGCGACTCGTTCTTCCTCGCCGAGGACTACAACGGCGCGATCTCCAAGTACCAGGCCTTCATCGCGATCTACCCCGAGAGCCCCCTGCGCGTGTCCGCGCTGTTCCGCATCGGCTCGTCCTACTTCCAGAAGAAGGACTACGTCGAGGCGCGCGCCAATTTCCAGGCCGTGCTCGACCGCTACCCGAAGGACTTCTTCGCGCCGCTGGCGCAGTTCTTCATCGCCGAGTCGCACCTCGTCGCCGGCCAGACGCGCGAGGCCCTGTTCGCCTACACGAAGGTGATCACGCAGTACCCCGACGCGGTGAAGATCACGCCGCTCGCGTACTTCAAGCTCTCCTGGTGCCAGCACCAGGTCGGCGACTACATGCAGGCGATCCAGACGGGGTCGAACTTCGTCGCTCAGTACCCGAATCACGTCCTCGCTAAAAATATCTACCTGATCATGGCCAACTCCCAGATCGCGCTGAAGCGCTACGTCGAGGCGACGTCGTCGCTGCAGCGCATCATCGACCTGGCCCCGTCCTCCGACATCGCCGAGCAGGCTCTCTTCTCCATCCTCAAGAACCAGTACGACCAGAAGGCGTTCAACTCGATCCTGACCTCCTATCAGTTCATCTTCCGGCATCTCCCGCCCTCGAAATCCAAGTGGCGCTCGATGAGCTACCTGTACGCGGCCGAGGCCTACCTGGGCATGAACCAGGTCGACGAGGCCGCGGTCATCTACGAGATGATCCTGAAGGTGTATCCCGACGATCCCGCGGCCTTCTACGCGCAGGACGGCCTGGCCTGGTGCCACTCCTACAAGGGCGAGGACACGCTCGCCCTCGAGGCGCGCCAGAAGCTCAAGGACATGATGGCGGTGGCCACCTCCTCGTTCTCCTTCACCGGCCTCAACGAGCTCGGCATCGCCGACTCGATGTTCAACCAGAAGAACTACGAGGACTCCTACCAGCTCTACGAGAAGTTCGCCCGCGAGAACCCGAAGGCTCCCGAGGCGCCGTCCGCGCTCTATCGCGCCGCGATGAGCTCCTACCACCAGCGCTTCTACACGCAGGCCATCGACCTGTGGCGCAAGCTCGTCGCCGAGTACCCGAGCGCGAAGGACGCGACCCTCGCCCGCTCCCAGATCGCCGACACCTTGTTCCGCGCGCAGAAGTACGGCGAGGCCATCGCGGCTTATCGCGAGATCCTGGCCGCGGACCCGAAGGGCGCCGGCGCGCCGATCGCGCACCTGCGCATCGCCCAGGCCGCCTTCAACGCCAAGGACGACGCGGCCGCGATCAAGCAGGTCCAGGAGCTCGTCGCCGCCTTCCCGGCGGCGCCGGAGTCCAACGACGGCCTCGACATCCTCGAGGGCGTCTTCGACCGCAACCGCGGCCTCGACTACAAGGCGAGCCTGCGGCAGATCGTCGCCTCCCAGCCCGGCACCCCGATCGGCGGCGAGGCGCAGTTCCGCCTCGCGCGCCGCGCCTTCGAGTCCAAGGACTGGGCGGCGGCCGCCGTCGACTTCCAGAAGTTCTCCGTGGACTTCACGAACCATCCCGAGCTGCCGAAGGCTCAGTTCTACCTGGGCGAGAGCTACTTCAACCAGAGCAAGTGGCAGGATTCCATCCCGGCTTACGAGCGGCTGCTCGGCAACTTCGAGAAGTCCGAGGACACGCCCCTCGCGGTGTTCCATCTGGCGAGCGCGTACTATAACCTGGAAAAGTTCGACGAGGCGACGCGCCATTACTCCCGCTTGATCGAGGAGTACCCGTCCTCGCCGTACGTGGCGCCCGCCCAGTTCAACCTGGCGCTCGCGTACAAGAAGCTGGGCAAGCTCGACATGGCGCAGTACGCCTACCAGAAGTACGTCGCGGCCGCCAAGCCCGGCGACGCGCAGGCGCAGAACGCCTTGTGGGAGACGTATCAGATCCAGCGCGACCGCAAGGACTTCGACGGCGCGGTCGCCACGCTCGAGACGATCAAGAACTCGGGCAAGGCGGACGGGGAGCTCGCGCTCGAGGTGATGTATCGTATTTCGGAGGTGAACACGGCCGCCGGCCGCCCCGACGAGGCCCAGGCGACCTGGGAGAAGATGCGGACGATGAAGCCGCTGAACTCCGCGTTCCGCCTCCAGGCGCTGGCCAAGCTCGGCGAGGCCTATGAGAAGGCGGGCGACTCGGCCTCCGCCGCCGACGTGTACGAGGACTACGCGCGCGCGGCGCCGAAGGACCTCGCGCAGAAGGCCGCGGCCCGCGCCGCGCTGCTGCGCAAGTCCGCCGGCGGGGCGAAGCCCCGCAAGGCGGCGCCGAAGGCGACCCCCGACGTGGACGAGCAGGTCGCCCCGGACGGCGGCGGCACGATGGTGATGCCCGCCGACGAGGCCCCGGCGAAGAAGCCCGCCGGCAAGAAGCCCGCGAAGTCCGGCGCCAAGGGCCGCCGCGGCGGGGAAGCCCCGTCCGAGCCGAACCTGCCGGGCATGCCGGCGGCCGAAGATATCCAGTAG
- the thrS gene encoding threonine--tRNA ligase, which produces MPAADIVRAADPNSQEALDALRHSCAHVMAQAVQELFPGTKITIGPAIEHGFYYDFDSEHRFAETDFKAIERRMLQIVEGNHEFKGEEVTYEQSKKYWEGRGEKYKLELLEQFKDQKLTHYTHSTFTDLCRGGHTPSTKQIRHFKLLTVAGAYWRGDEKNAMLQRIYGTAWPTKEQLQQHLKMLEEAKKRDHRKLGPALGLFSIEELAGPGLIFWHPKGGRMRLIMEDWLRAEALKRGYQMVYTPHIANKDLWNVSGHTGFYRQNMFGEIEVEKADYMLKPMNCPCHILIYKGGLRSYKQLPMRLAELGTVYRYERSGVLHGLMRVRGFTQDDAHIFCTPDQIESEIEGCLDFALKVFEVFGFKEYKMEVSTWDPEKPGDYVGEAEEWERATKALIDVLERRGTPYKLCKGEAAFYGPKIDVKLIDAIGRPWQLSTVQFDFNLPKRFEMEYVGSDGNRHRPLMVHRALYGSIERFFGILVEHYAGNFPLWLAPVQVKILTLTEEQDASAEALRKKLEAAGFRVEADLRRERIGHKIRETTLEKVPYMVIIGPNDVASNTISVRLKDGRQFNGQTADEFIAKIKTEADEKRTASDWPAQAPAQG; this is translated from the coding sequence ATGCCCGCAGCCGACATCGTGCGCGCCGCCGATCCGAACTCCCAGGAGGCCCTCGACGCCCTGCGCCACTCGTGCGCGCACGTCATGGCCCAAGCCGTGCAGGAGCTGTTCCCCGGCACGAAGATCACCATCGGGCCCGCCATCGAGCACGGGTTCTACTACGACTTCGACTCCGAGCACCGCTTCGCGGAGACCGACTTCAAGGCGATCGAGCGCAGGATGCTGCAGATCGTCGAGGGCAACCACGAGTTCAAGGGCGAGGAAGTCACCTACGAGCAGTCCAAGAAGTACTGGGAGGGCCGCGGCGAGAAGTACAAGCTCGAGCTCCTCGAGCAGTTCAAGGACCAGAAGCTCACGCACTACACGCACTCGACCTTCACCGACCTGTGCCGCGGCGGCCACACGCCGAGCACGAAGCAGATCCGCCATTTCAAGCTGCTGACCGTGGCCGGCGCCTACTGGCGCGGCGACGAGAAGAACGCGATGCTCCAGCGCATCTACGGGACGGCGTGGCCCACCAAGGAGCAGCTCCAGCAGCACCTCAAGATGCTCGAGGAGGCCAAGAAGAGGGACCACCGCAAGCTCGGCCCCGCGCTCGGCCTGTTCTCCATCGAGGAGCTCGCCGGCCCGGGCCTCATCTTCTGGCACCCGAAGGGCGGCCGCATGCGCCTCATCATGGAGGACTGGCTGCGCGCCGAGGCGCTCAAGCGCGGCTATCAGATGGTCTACACGCCGCACATCGCCAACAAGGACCTCTGGAACGTCTCCGGCCATACCGGCTTCTACCGCCAGAACATGTTCGGCGAGATCGAGGTCGAGAAGGCCGACTACATGCTCAAGCCGATGAACTGCCCCTGCCACATCCTCATCTACAAGGGCGGGCTGCGCAGCTACAAGCAGCTGCCGATGCGCCTGGCCGAGCTCGGCACGGTGTACCGCTACGAGCGCTCGGGCGTGCTGCACGGGCTGATGCGGGTGCGCGGGTTCACCCAGGACGACGCGCATATCTTTTGTACTCCGGACCAAATTGAATCCGAGATCGAGGGCTGCCTCGACTTCGCGCTCAAGGTCTTCGAGGTGTTCGGCTTCAAGGAGTACAAGATGGAGGTCTCGACCTGGGACCCCGAGAAGCCCGGCGACTACGTCGGCGAGGCCGAGGAGTGGGAGCGGGCGACGAAGGCGCTCATCGACGTGCTCGAGCGCCGCGGCACGCCCTACAAGCTGTGCAAGGGCGAGGCCGCCTTCTACGGCCCCAAGATCGACGTCAAGCTCATCGACGCCATCGGCCGCCCGTGGCAGCTGTCCACGGTGCAGTTCGACTTCAACCTCCCCAAGCGCTTCGAGATGGAGTACGTCGGCTCCGACGGCAACCGGCACCGGCCTCTGATGGTGCACCGCGCGCTGTACGGCTCGATCGAGCGCTTCTTCGGCATACTCGTCGAGCACTACGCGGGGAACTTCCCGCTGTGGCTCGCTCCGGTCCAGGTCAAGATCCTGACCCTGACCGAGGAGCAGGACGCGTCCGCCGAGGCCCTCCGCAAGAAGCTGGAGGCCGCGGGCTTCCGCGTCGAGGCCGACCTGCGCCGCGAGCGCATCGGCCACAAGATCCGCGAGACGACGCTCGAGAAGGTCCCGTACATGGTGATCATCGGCCCGAACGACGTGGCCTCGAACACGATCTCCGTGCGCCTCAAGGACGGCCGCCAGTTCAACGGCCAGACGGCGGACGAGTTCATCGCGAAAATCAAGACGGAGGCCGACGAGAAGCGCACGGCCTCGGATTGGCCGGCGCAGGCGCCGGCCCAAGGATAA